The Papio anubis isolate 15944 chromosome 1, Panubis1.0, whole genome shotgun sequence genome window below encodes:
- the LOC110740389 gene encoding uncharacterized protein KIAA1211-like produces MGITAGTGDLQAPTHLPLRFVATAPFRAAAPGPLPSQPLAATEKTRRPRSSARPPATCTRTRMLPALPRVLAPSQLPPTQSRAPGARAPGGCAAFLEAGAGWKTSCRRMLRRGARRPPQSTRARIPQKFGSGSVGSEMQPKPHFSEPRANKHAQARTQTSPRLALAASGPGWPPAGPGREARAQAREGSPPTSRSPRGGRSALAAHRRDVSARRHRPCLTVQRPAWACNSGVPVGLERPPERPVHCIRLLGSFALKRLEGSRAPQLAGPRWLRARLSRFGSRSRS; encoded by the exons ATGGGGATCACTGCGGGCACTGGAGACCTGCAGGCCCCTACCCATCTGCCTCTCAGATTCGTGGCAACCGCACCCTTCCGGGCAGCGGCGCCAGGCCCTCTGCCGTCCCAGCCGCTCGCAGCCACCGAGAAAACCCGGCGGCCGCGCTCGAGCGCGCGCCCTCCGGCCACATGCACCCGCACACGCATGCTCCCAGCGCTCCCACGCGTGCTGGCACCCTCCCAGCTTCCGCCCACGCAGTCGCGGGCCCCGGGCGCGCGGGCTCCCGGCGGCTGCGCGGCGTTCTTGGAGGCAGGTGCTGGCTGGAAGACGAGCTGTCGGAGGATGCTGCGGCGCGGGGCGCGTCGCCCCCCTCAGTCCACCAGAGCCCGGATACCTCAGAAATTCGGCTCTGGGTCTGTGGGGAGCGAAATGCAACCCAAACCCCATTTTTCCGAACCCCGCGCAAATAAACATGCACAAGCACGCACACAGACGTCGCCGCGGCTGGCGCTCGCCGCCTCAGGTCCAGGCTGGCCGCCGGCCGGCCCGGGCCGCGAGGCAAGAGCCCAGGCCCGAGAGGGGTCGCCGCCTACGTCTCGCAGCCCGAGGGGCGGCCGCTCGGCCTTGGCCGCTCACAGGCGCGACGTAAGTGCCCGGCGTCACCGGCCCTGCTTAACGGTGCAACGGCCGGCCTGGGCCTGCAACTCTGGGGTCCCGGTCGGGCTGGAGCGGCCGCCGGAGAGACCTG TTCACTGCATTCGGCTCTTGGGGTCCTTTGCTCTTAAGCGGCTCGAAGGGTCCCGAGCCCCTCAGCTCGCCGGGCCTCGGTGGCTCAGGGCCCGGCTCAGCCGATTCGGCAGTCGATCTAGGTCCTGA